A stretch of Verrucomicrobiia bacterium DNA encodes these proteins:
- a CDS encoding DNA glycosylase yields MSPSHGPPSKTFPVSDYDLDATLDSGQAFRWRPQEGGWVGVIASHWVRLESNAMGIRAQIAEPVTDWNWLIEYLQLELDIQAVLQSFPEDEPMRAAAAACRGLRLLRQDPWESLASFILSSTKQIVQIRQIVSLLCERFGQPILAPAGHAPAYAFPSPARLAEAGEEELRACKMGFRAPYLLATARQIAQGHCDLANVAQLPVESARAVLMELPGVGRKIADCVLLFAYGFQPAFPVDVWVTKALHRLYFPRRRVKLQRLHQFAARHFGPNAGYAQQYLFHYARTKLRV; encoded by the coding sequence ATGAGTCCATCCCACGGTCCTCCCAGTAAGACATTTCCTGTCAGTGATTACGATCTCGACGCAACGCTCGACTCAGGCCAGGCCTTTCGATGGCGGCCTCAAGAGGGTGGCTGGGTGGGGGTAATCGCTTCCCACTGGGTCCGGCTGGAATCAAACGCCATGGGAATCCGCGCGCAAATCGCCGAGCCGGTAACGGATTGGAATTGGCTCATTGAATATCTGCAGCTCGAGCTGGACATCCAGGCGGTGTTGCAGAGCTTTCCCGAAGATGAACCGATGCGCGCGGCTGCGGCGGCTTGTCGTGGTTTGCGTTTGTTGCGCCAGGACCCTTGGGAATCCCTTGCTTCTTTTATTCTGTCTTCCACGAAACAAATTGTCCAAATCCGCCAGATTGTGTCGTTGCTCTGCGAGCGGTTCGGCCAGCCCATTCTCGCGCCTGCAGGGCACGCCCCGGCTTACGCCTTCCCCTCCCCTGCACGGCTGGCGGAGGCTGGAGAGGAAGAACTGCGCGCCTGCAAAATGGGCTTCCGAGCGCCCTACCTGCTTGCCACTGCGCGCCAAATTGCTCAGGGCCATTGCGATTTGGCAAACGTGGCGCAACTCCCGGTCGAGAGCGCTCGCGCCGTTTTGATGGAACTGCCTGGCGTGGGACGTAAAATTGCCGATTGCGTTTTGTTGTTCGCCTATGGCTTCCAACCCGCCTTTCCTGTCGATGTATGGGTCACGAAAGCCCTGCACCGGCTTTACTTTCCCAGGCGCCGTGTCAAACTCCAGCGGCTGCATCAGTTTGCCGCCCGCCATTTTGGACCCAATGCCGGTTATGCGCAGCAATACCTGTTTCATTACGCCCGGACCAAACTCCGGGTTTAA
- a CDS encoding glycosyltransferase family 39 protein → MHWLQSVDVSLFRFVNQGLGNSVFDIVMPFITGNSVSFPLFRAGLVIAAILLVWKGGLRGTICLLVGLLALALGDGAISNLIKHAVARERPFLALTGVHCLIGKSGSGSMPSAHATNWFAATMVGLIYYRRSLWFMLPAAFLVGFSRVYNGVHYPSDVLAGAMLGAGTAAATAWLLDSLWVWAGQKWFPLWWERVPSLLAPPRGGELATEDFMPAPRPAVRGIAPAGFKAPHVSLDAHWTRLGYLFIALVLLARLAYIASGAIQLAEDEAYQWLWSKHLALSYFSKPPLIAYTQFLGTRLFGDTAFGVRFFSPVIAAIISVLLLRFFNRHVNARAGFFLILILSATPLLAAGSLLMTIDPLSVLFWTAAMLAGWRAVQERGAARDWFWAGLWMGLGFLSKYTALFQIASWALFFALWPPARKHLRRPGPYVALLVNLVCALPVLIWNAQHRWITVAHVADDAGVGHPRELTLRFLFDFLGSEAALLNPVFFVAMVWASIVFWRRNRHDARLLYFFSMGAPVFFAYLLLSFFSRVLPNWIAPAVVPWFCLLVIYWDTRWRLGGSALTPRLFKGALGLGLGLGFSMVILGSQTDLLQKLTGRYLPVNRDPLHRVREWNTTARVVGQAREQLLAEGKPVFIVADHYGMTGEISFYLPEAKAEVQEEPLVYCRSSATPENQFYFWPGYNARKGQNAIYVRELNRENPQPWPPPARLLAEFESVTPLGISNVLYHGQFLLRPLQLFACRGLR, encoded by the coding sequence ATGCATTGGCTGCAATCGGTGGACGTGAGTCTGTTTCGTTTTGTCAATCAGGGGCTAGGCAACTCCGTGTTTGACATCGTTATGCCTTTCATCACCGGCAACAGCGTCTCCTTTCCACTGTTTCGAGCCGGTTTGGTGATAGCTGCCATTTTACTGGTCTGGAAAGGGGGCTTGCGTGGGACCATTTGCCTGTTGGTGGGCCTTTTGGCTTTGGCCCTGGGTGATGGCGCCATTTCCAACCTGATCAAGCACGCCGTGGCACGTGAGCGGCCTTTTCTGGCTCTGACGGGGGTGCATTGTCTGATAGGCAAAAGCGGGTCCGGCAGCATGCCCTCGGCGCACGCCACCAATTGGTTCGCCGCGACCATGGTGGGGCTGATCTATTATCGCCGGAGCCTCTGGTTCATGTTGCCTGCGGCCTTTCTGGTAGGCTTTTCGCGCGTGTACAATGGTGTGCATTACCCCAGCGACGTATTGGCTGGGGCAATGCTGGGCGCCGGCACTGCCGCTGCAACCGCCTGGCTCTTGGACAGCCTGTGGGTTTGGGCTGGTCAAAAATGGTTTCCGCTCTGGTGGGAGCGCGTCCCTTCTCTCCTGGCGCCACCCCGCGGGGGCGAGCTTGCGACCGAGGATTTTATGCCCGCACCAAGGCCTGCTGTGCGCGGGATTGCTCCAGCCGGATTTAAGGCCCCGCACGTAAGCCTGGATGCCCATTGGACCCGCCTGGGCTATCTGTTTATCGCCCTGGTGTTACTGGCACGGCTGGCCTATATCGCAAGCGGCGCCATCCAACTGGCCGAGGATGAAGCCTATCAATGGCTGTGGTCCAAGCATCTGGCGCTTTCCTACTTCAGCAAACCCCCGTTGATAGCCTATACTCAATTCCTTGGGACCCGCTTGTTCGGCGATACCGCCTTCGGCGTCCGCTTTTTCTCACCGGTTATTGCCGCGATAATCAGTGTGTTGCTGCTCCGCTTTTTCAACCGACACGTCAATGCCCGCGCTGGATTCTTTCTAATCCTGATTCTGAGTGCCACACCCCTGCTGGCGGCAGGCTCGCTGTTGATGACGATCGATCCGTTGTCCGTCCTGTTCTGGACAGCCGCCATGCTGGCTGGTTGGCGGGCTGTGCAGGAGAGAGGCGCTGCACGCGACTGGTTTTGGGCCGGCCTCTGGATGGGCCTGGGATTCCTCAGCAAATATACCGCGCTGTTCCAGATTGCTTCCTGGGCCCTCTTTTTTGCGCTATGGCCGCCGGCGCGCAAACATCTGCGCCGCCCCGGCCCGTATGTGGCGCTGCTTGTGAATCTCGTTTGCGCGTTGCCGGTGCTCATCTGGAACGCCCAACACCGGTGGATAACCGTCGCGCATGTCGCCGATGATGCGGGCGTGGGGCACCCCAGAGAGTTGACCTTAAGATTCCTGTTCGACTTCCTGGGCAGTGAAGCCGCCTTGCTCAATCCGGTATTCTTCGTGGCGATGGTTTGGGCATCCATCGTTTTCTGGCGGCGCAACCGCCATGATGCCCGGCTGCTCTATTTCTTCAGCATGGGTGCCCCGGTTTTCTTTGCTTACCTGCTGCTCTCATTTTTCTCACGTGTCCTGCCCAACTGGATCGCTCCTGCGGTGGTCCCTTGGTTCTGCCTGCTGGTCATCTACTGGGACACGCGCTGGCGGCTGGGCGGCTCGGCGCTGACCCCTCGACTGTTTAAAGGAGCCCTGGGTCTCGGCCTGGGACTTGGGTTCAGCATGGTCATCCTCGGCTCGCAAACCGACCTTTTGCAAAAGCTAACCGGGCGCTATTTGCCCGTGAACCGCGACCCGTTGCACCGGGTGCGTGAATGGAATACCACCGCCCGAGTCGTTGGCCAGGCCCGCGAACAGTTGCTCGCCGAAGGCAAGCCGGTCTTCATCGTGGCGGACCATTATGGGATGACGGGTGAGATTTCCTTTTACCTGCCGGAGGCCAAGGCGGAAGTTCAGGAGGAACCCCTGGTCTATTGCCGCAGCAGCGCAACTCCTGAGAACCAGTTTTACTTTTGGCCCGGTTACAACGCAAGAAAAGGACAAAATGCCATTTACGTGCGGGAATTGAACCGGGAGAATCCCCAACCCTGGCCGCCACCGGCCAGGCTCCTGGCCGAATTTGAATCCGTCACGCCGCTCGGCATCTCTAATGTGCTTTATCACGGGCAATTCCTCCTTCGCCCCCTACAGCTCTTTGCCTGTCGCGGGCTGCGATGA
- a CDS encoding amino acid permease — protein MQLSHCFRRKSLDKLVAETAEPQHQLRRALGPVQLTMLGVGAIVGAGIFSTIGTAAAGGGEHIGAGPALVVSFIIVAVACGFAALCYSEFAAMVPVSGSAYTYAYATLGELVAWMIGWDLILEYAISNAAVAVSWSAYFQTFLGAFHLHVPAWLGTDFRSAFQAAAQVASAQAAHLDLAKLDPGVLHDAAALKLAPRIFGLPLVFNLPAFGIVALVTWIVLIGIRETAGFNTGLVVLKLVIIGFFLILGTMYIRPENWTPFAPNGLKGISSAAAIIFFAYIGFDAVSTAAEETGNPQRDMPIGILSSLVICTILYVAVAIVLTGMSKWSTLGNAEPLAYAFSSLGMNWTASLIALGAVVATTSALVPYQAGQPRIFFSMARDGLLPPWAARVHPRFRTPHVTTLITGIVVAICSSIANINELVELTNIGTLFAFALVAAGIIILRWREPGRRRPFRTPLVPWVPLGAIASCAYLMAELPKITWLRFFLWMAGGLLIYFFYGARRSRIGNLASPTLPGNR, from the coding sequence ATGCAGCTAAGCCACTGTTTTCGCCGCAAATCCCTCGACAAACTCGTCGCCGAGACCGCCGAGCCGCAGCACCAGCTCCGTCGAGCGCTTGGCCCGGTTCAACTCACTATGCTCGGTGTCGGGGCCATCGTTGGGGCTGGCATTTTTTCGACAATCGGCACCGCGGCAGCCGGAGGTGGTGAACACATTGGCGCGGGGCCGGCACTTGTTGTGTCCTTCATCATTGTTGCGGTGGCCTGTGGGTTCGCTGCGCTTTGCTATTCCGAGTTTGCGGCCATGGTTCCAGTCTCCGGGTCAGCCTACACTTACGCTTACGCCACGCTAGGAGAATTGGTTGCGTGGATGATCGGGTGGGACTTGATCCTTGAATATGCAATCAGCAACGCCGCCGTCGCCGTTTCGTGGTCAGCCTACTTTCAGACCTTTCTGGGGGCGTTTCATCTGCACGTGCCCGCTTGGTTGGGAACTGATTTCCGGTCGGCCTTTCAGGCTGCCGCGCAAGTGGCCAGCGCCCAAGCCGCTCATCTGGATTTGGCTAAGCTCGATCCCGGGGTGCTCCACGACGCCGCGGCGCTGAAACTGGCCCCACGCATTTTTGGTTTGCCCCTGGTTTTCAACCTCCCGGCATTCGGCATCGTGGCTCTGGTGACCTGGATCGTCCTGATCGGCATCCGCGAGACTGCGGGGTTCAACACCGGCCTTGTCGTCCTCAAGCTGGTCATTATCGGTTTTTTCCTGATCCTCGGCACGATGTACATCCGGCCTGAAAACTGGACCCCATTCGCCCCGAACGGACTAAAGGGCATCTCCAGCGCCGCAGCTATCATCTTTTTCGCTTATATCGGTTTTGATGCCGTCTCGACTGCAGCGGAGGAGACGGGCAATCCCCAACGCGATATGCCCATCGGCATCCTTTCGAGCCTGGTCATTTGCACCATTCTGTACGTCGCGGTGGCCATCGTGCTGACGGGGATGTCCAAATGGAGCACGCTGGGTAATGCCGAACCCCTCGCGTACGCATTCTCGTCACTCGGCATGAATTGGACGGCCAGCCTCATCGCGCTCGGGGCTGTGGTTGCCACCACTTCTGCGCTTGTGCCTTACCAAGCCGGCCAACCGCGCATATTTTTCTCTATGGCACGTGATGGGCTGTTGCCGCCCTGGGCGGCCCGCGTGCATCCCCGCTTTCGCACGCCACATGTCACCACTCTCATCACGGGGATTGTCGTGGCCATCTGCTCGTCCATCGCGAATATTAACGAATTGGTTGAACTGACCAACATCGGCACTCTGTTCGCTTTCGCGCTGGTTGCCGCAGGGATCATCATACTGCGTTGGCGCGAACCGGGCCGCCGGCGTCCTTTTCGGACGCCGCTGGTTCCCTGGGTGCCGCTGGGAGCCATCGCTTCTTGCGCCTATTTAATGGCCGAACTGCCCAAAATAACCTGGCTGCGCTTTTTCCTTTGGATGGCAGGGGGCCTGCTAATTTATTTCTTCTATGGCGCGCGCCGCAGCCGGATTGGAAATTTGGCGTCCCCAACGCTGCCCGGGAATCGATGA